The bacterium genome contains the following window.
CAGTAATTGTAAAATTCCAATTATAAAAGCAATACGCAGGCTTGAAGCTAAAACACTGCGTAAATTATCTCTGGCAGAGAAGAAGTTAATATTAAATTCGTTTCCAATGTACTGCTGATGTCCGGTGTCCAAAGTCTGCAATATTATGTATCCGGCATTAAGAACGAGCCATATACCATAAGTTTCATTTCCCCAGAAAGAAAGAAGTATAGGTACAAGAAGGATAGCTTGAATAAATCCAAGTGTGAAAGAAATAAAGCCAACAACAACACCGCTAAAAATTCTTTTCTCTGTACTTGCCAATTTAATGTTTAACCATCATTTAATTTTCAAGTATTGCAATGTAATTAGTGTGCTTAAAATTTTCTAAATCATTCTTAAATCTATTAATAGGTAATCTTCCCCAGAATGTCAGCCTGTAAAACTTATAACCTAATTTTACCAATAAGTTAAAAACATTGCCTAAAGAAAAACCAGCCGCAGCCCAGTTGTTGTTGTATTCAAATTGTATGCACCTTATAATTTTCTTCTTCAATGCATTTGAAGCGCCTTCAATTACTTTTGCTTCGTGTCCTTCAACATCGATCTTCAGGAAATCGACATTGCTGATATTATTCTTTTCAATGTAATCATCGAGTGTTGTCAGCATTATTTTTTCCCTGTGCAGAAGGGAAGAGTCATATTCGTGAGCAGGATTCAGATGCAGGGAGTTTCTCTGGTCAAGCTCATTGTAAATAAACAGCTCTGCCTCGCCGGTTTCAGTGTTTAAGCCTGTATTATTTGCAATTAGTTTTCCTGCTTTAATTTCTTTTGTGAGTCTTGCAGTCAATTCTTTGTAGGCGCTTGCAGTTGGTTCAAAACAATGAATAGTAACCGAAGGAACTAAATTAAAAATATATTCTGCGTATGTCCCATCATGTGCACCTGCATCAATTATCGTCATATTATCTTTAATGTAGGAATGCAGGAACTTATACTCACCATTCCTTGAAGGGTTGGAGCGGTCATATCCTAGAAATGCATTCGGTAAGAGTTTTATTTTTCGAATTATACTCATTGCTTTGCATCTGCAATTTTATAAGTAGTGCGTTTGGAAAGCTTTTTAAAGAAGCTTTTGAAATTATCCACAAATGAAACAGGAATTATTAATCCTGCAATCGTTATTATTAAAAATATAATCCAGCTATGAAAGAAATTAAAGAACGACAGATTGTTTTTTACCAGTGATGTTGGTCGGCATCCCAATGCTAAATTAACCGATGCTTTATAAACACCTTCTTTCCTGTACGCATACAGCCAGAACGGGTAAGTATAAAAATACAGTTGTGAATAAATTTTCCTGATGAAATAATTTATTTCATCTGGCTGAATATGTTCTTTTACACCATCGAGTGTAACTCTGAATACTCTGTCCAGCCCGCCTCTTTCCTCGTGAATGGTTTTGTTTCTCTCTTTAAGTACATCCATATATGAGTTTGCTTTTTGCTCACCAATTTTAACTGCAGCTGTAACGAGCGGATCTTTAATCCCGGCTACTGTTCCTCCGTCTGATATTATCTTTGTTGAAAGATACATCTGGAAATAGACCGAACCATCGTGCTTGCTTGTGTTATATTTTTTGAATGCATCCTTTTTATATGCAATACCGGCTACAAAGCTGAAGCACCTGAATAATTGTATCGCAGTTTCCGGTCCTTTTCCAAAAACTCCTGTTACATTTGTTCTTAAATGTGTGCTGTTCTCAACTCCGTACTCCATCGAATTGCAGAATGTAACTTCAGGGTAGTCAAATTGCTTAATATGATCTGAAAGTTTTTGAATTGCATCAAGGCCGTTCAATCCATCATCGTTACCGAGAATAAATAAATAATCGCCTGAACCGGCTTCAAGACTTGCTCGAAGGTTTGCATCGTAACCTAAGTTCTTAATCTGTCTTATGTACTTAAATTTTATAGGAGTTCCTGACTCTGTTACTTTTTTAATGTATTCAGGAATTTTTGTTTCAGAATCATCTTTTGAGCAGTCATCCGATATAATAACTTCAATATTCGTATACGTCTGCTCCATTATCGAGTCAAGGACCTTCAGCAGATATTCAGCACGG
Protein-coding sequences here:
- a CDS encoding FkbM family methyltransferase, with translation MSIIRKIKLLPNAFLGYDRSNPSRNGEYKFLHSYIKDNMTIIDAGAHDGTYAEYIFNLVPSVTIHCFEPTASAYKELTARLTKEIKAGKLIANNTGLNTETGEAELFIYNELDQRNSLHLNPAHEYDSSLLHREKIMLTTLDDYIEKNNISNVDFLKIDVEGHEAKVIEGASNALKKKIIRCIQFEYNNNWAAAGFSLGNVFNLLVKLGYKFYRLTFWGRLPINRFKNDLENFKHTNYIAILEN
- a CDS encoding glycosyltransferase family 2 protein, producing the protein MVISICIPHYNRAEYLLKVLDSIMEQTYTNIEVIISDDCSKDDSETKIPEYIKKVTESGTPIKFKYIRQIKNLGYDANLRASLEAGSGDYLFILGNDDGLNGLDAIQKLSDHIKQFDYPEVTFCNSMEYGVENSTHLRTNVTGVFGKGPETAIQLFRCFSFVAGIAYKKDAFKKYNTSKHDGSVYFQMYLSTKIISDGGTVAGIKDPLVTAAVKIGEQKANSYMDVLKERNKTIHEERGGLDRVFRVTLDGVKEHIQPDEINYFIRKIYSQLYFYTYPFWLYAYRKEGVYKASVNLALGCRPTSLVKNNLSFFNFFHSWIIFLIITIAGLIIPVSFVDNFKSFFKKLSKRTTYKIADAKQ